TAATAGttctaaaaggaaaattaaacaatacaaaacctagtgaactcatacttagacaaagaaaatgactttgaaaccatcaccaacagtttcgGAAGGGTCAAGAACCCCAGAACGACATAAAGAACGTCAGAAATGGACGTTCGGAACTCCCAGAAcgtcaaaaacattaaaatcacTCAATCTGACGTACAAAATTCATTGAGCGCACCCTcctggtgcgctgtgcgaatctATAGATTTTGCGGGTCCGAATTCTGCAGATTTGCGGAACTCTACCCTTCCAAACTCGTTCTTAAGCTTCTAGGCGAGTTTCTAACACCTCTAATTCCATATACATGATGAATTATGCTTGTCTAAAGGGTTACACACTATCCTAACATCAATATCTATTAGTTATACATTGATCTAGGATCTAATACTTCAATTTCATTTACTTATAAATCCAAATTCTAATTTACTACTTGGAGACTGTTTTGGACCATTTTAATTCTTGTAACAAATCAAAATTGAGATGTTTGCACTCCCAAGACTACCCAATTGCACCTAGGACACCCACAACCAAAAACCattacctcacttcctctattctaatttaaaacacCATAAACAACTTAACCTTTTATATGGTAACCTGTATAACAGAACTTCATAGCACCCACACACTCAATTACAAAATCATACCTTGCCTATAacacaattcaaaatttcatgATTCACACATCAAACGACACTTGTTATAACATATAAATTCATCCAAATTTTTCAGTTCAAATAGAAACAAAGCACCAACACAATCTCACGTACACCTTGGTTCACATTTTccaaaacgaaaagaaaaatcttACTCGTGCAATTCGATTTATACTAAACAGAGAATGAAACCttgcttcccttacctctacgCAGTGGCACAGCTCCAACAAACCCTTATTCAAACTTGAGTTTCACAGAAGTTCTATGTAAGCCTACAAACCACAAATTGATGACGGGGAACAATTCTTAAAACCCAATTTAAgttgagaattgaagatggaaatcATTAGAAACATGCAACAATTTGATTTCATGCTCAAGACTCAAGGATTctcagaagaaaaagagagaatcaCTTATCGGTTAGATTGAAGAAACTGATCGATTGAAAATAAAGCCCGTTACGTTGTGATCGTTGGGGCACCACCTAAGTAGAAATCCACTGGTTCAGTGTTGAGAAAATGATGAGAGAAGATGAGGAGGAGAAAGACAGTTTTGAAGAATGGTGTTGGTGTTTCAGGAAAGTAGTATGATCTTGTAGtgtttttaaacataaatatttaatcacCACTTACCTGCTGCCATGTGTGCACCAtcaaaattacttttttctcAATCCttaccatcatcatcatcatcattattattattgttgttgttacgattattatgattataattattattatgattattattattattatcatcatgactactgttattattattattattattattattatgattatgattattagacttattaatattattattattattattattattattattattattattattattattatgattattattattattattattattattattgttattaatattataatgatcattattgtttttattttaattattatgattattataataataattattattattatcaatattatgattattatcattcttagtaataataatattaataataatatgattattattattataattattattattattgttcttattattattatatttatggtAGACGTTGTAGGACGTTCTTGTGCTGGTTTTAGGATGGTGAGGCAGTGCTGACAGGACTTGAGATTGTTCAGCAGACCACGGAGAAAGTGAAGTTAATAGAGGATAGGATGCGAGCATCTTTGAGTAGACAAAAATCCTATGCTGACCGGAGACGCAGACCCCTTGAGTTTGAAGCTCGAGATCATGTTTTTCTCCGAGTAACTCCTACTACTGGTGTAGGAAAGGACATTTGTGCTAAGAAGCTTTCTCCTAGATATCTTGGACCATATCAGATTTCTAGACGCATTGGACCTGTCGCAAAATGCAGTAAATAAATAAGaagctaaaaaaaatttaaaaaatttgaaacaacaaataaagttaaaaaaatttggtaaaaaagactaaaatcagagttttctaaaattgaaggactaaattgtaccttagtttgaaagggggactaaaaccaaaatcaaccCCAAagtataaagactaaaaacatatttaaccctaattttatatagataattgatgaattagtaaaataaaaaatagtcaGGAAATGTTAAGCCAACGCGCTGAAGGAAAGCGCGTGGGTAAAGGCATCTGGTAAACGCGTTTGGGGCAGTGTGGGTTGCCCTAATCGGATGCGAGCGAGAACTGGTTCTCTTATCCTGTGAAACTGTCATCATAAATTCATATATCAGCCTTAGCCATGTCCTCGCTCTCGTACCTTCTCTCCCCTACGCGATTACGAACTTCAATCGTGCCTTCCGGGATTCTTCTCCCTTATCGACAATAGGtaacttcttctttttgtcTTCTCTTTCAGATCTGTAATTGTTTTCCCTGTTCGTTTGTGTATCTGTGCCCTAATTATTCTTTTAGTTCGATTCTAGGTTGAATCATGGAGCCTATGGACATAATCGGCAAATCAAAGGAAGATGCATCGCTTCCTAAAGGTTTTCCCCGTCGCTCTCCTTTCTTTCAATAGCTATTATAATCACATCGAGTTCTTTGGATTTGGTTGTTATTTGCACAGGTGAATTCTAGAGACtgcagaaaaaacaaaaaagataaattgtCCGCAATATGTCTAGGTTTTTGTGACATTTAGGGCTAATATCTCGTTATGTATATTTTCCTTTGCAAATGCCTGAGTATGAGCTTCCCGCAACCTAATTCACTTGATAAAACTTTTTTCTCAACTGCACTCATAGTGAGATTATAATTAATTCCAAAAGGTTTGTTTGTGATTGATGGTGTCCGTTGGCAATTCAACGTAACACTATCATACTTGCTGGCAATCTCGATTGTAAttcatgatttttaaaatttcctttttatgcaatgttaaaagtttaaagtggtataaaatttaataaaagaattgttTTTCAGTATACAGGTTTCAAAGAGAAGTATACAGGTTTCAAAGAGAGACTAATTAtgtctttcattatttttaattatttttatttcgcATGAAGATACATGTATGGATTGGAACAGAAGTTAACTTCCATTAAGATCTGAGCATGTCTATTTGACTCACtctgaataatatattttgtactGTTTATCATATCTGATTATAGAAAATTGCTTTCTTGCAGTTTTCTGTAAGGCACTGATTTGATACCCAGCAAGCCTATGGTAGTTTCATGAAGAttgtattattatgttattcaCCAACGGAATTTggtttttctattataataatatttcttactAGCGTTTctactttgtttttattgatcttTAAAACTTAAGTAGTTGTCGTATCAAAACAgcgatatttaaaatttaattaccaGAAGACTGTGATAATTAAAGGTTTGTTGAACAGGTTTAATTGATAAAAGGTTGCTAATTAATAATGAATAGTGATGTCtggtttttttaacttttcggGTACTTGATAGTCAatccatgttttcttttttattggcAATGCATCATCATTGTGTATTGCTTACAGAATCTCTGATTTTTTGGCAGCAACaatgacaaaaattattaaagaaatgttGCCCCCTGATGTACGTGTAGCAAGAGATGCCCAAGATCTATTGATCGAGTGTTGTGTAGGTCAGAATTTTATAATCAATGATAATTTCGTTCCcattatatttgtttgatttgttgacttaattcttttagttttagGAAATCAGAGATAGTGTCGtgtactatttttatttttctgatgtCTGACAAGGTTATGGTCTCCTCCATTGAAGCCATCGTACCAGCTTGTTGTCATGCCTTGGATGGTGTCCATTTCAGCAGCATTCATGTATTTGTGGCATTAGTGTTTTCTAAAACCCCATTTTCCCTCTCCTACTGCTTTgcttgagattttttttttgttgtttttttctttcctcattTGGTGGTCAAAATTTGAAACCCTACTCTGAAACAGTCATATGCTCGTGTCTCTGAAACACAGACCATTATTCTTTGACACCATCAGTGGCCTGTTGTGATTTCTTGTGGCACTTCCTGGTGTTTCTTGCCTTGCCCTATTCTGGCACTATTTCCTATGTTCTGTTGTGTTGTTTCTATTCTGTTCATTCTACCCGTTTTCTACTCTTCATTTTGTTGCAGTATCTGACCCACTGGTCCTTCTTCATTTCATCTATATTTGCTGTTACCTAACCCTATCATACCATATTAGCTGTGAATTACTAGAATCTGTAGTGTAATAAAATTGTTGGTGATAAGCTATTTTGAACTTGCtgtcttttttttcatatatagttCATGTTGAAGTGACAAAATTGTTTGCTAATACATCTATATTGTGGATATGCTGAACATGTGCCATTGCTTTTATTGTCTAAAacttttttggttgaaattctctttagaattttCTGCTTCATATTCTTAGTTGACTTTTCTCAATAATTAAGATGTTAACCAATTTGTCATTGTAGAGTTTATAAACCTCATCTCATCAGAATCCAATGAAGTCTGCAACAGAGAGGAAAAACGGACAATCGCACCCGAGCATGTATTGAAGGCCCTACAGGTATTTTGTATTTCTATAGCTTCGCCTGtgaatattttctaatatatatttgagtGTTTATGTCATTTAACACCATGCTTTATCTTAGGTTGGATTTTGTTTGGGTGTGAAGATTTCATTAAATATAGGTTCCTTAGTTACACAGTTTAAGGAAGCAGAGTTGAAAGGATTTAagattaacaattttttcttttgtctctgCCGAAATTTGCATCCAAACAAGGATTTTTGTCTTCATGGTAAAAATTACTGTAATAGTTAAATAATTGCATTTTTGTCTATCATGAGACTGAGCACAAATTGCTGACActtgaaattaaaatacttaGTAGCTGATTGGGCTCCTCTTACAGATTTATTATTTGATCCCGCCAAATGTTCTCCTGAAGGGAGTAATATAGtaatgagaaagagaagaaaatttgtaGAAAATGAAATAGTTTTATTGCATTACTTGTTGGAGGTACATATATCTATTAAGAAGTAGTAGCTTGTTTTGCAAGCTTTGCTGACTAGATTTCTATATCTAATTAACTCAGCTCAGCATAACTGACTTGGTTAGTTTGATGCAACTTTgctaactaactaactaactaactagTTAGTTGCAACCGATGCTGACTAGGCACCTATAACACTAAGTGTTTAAATAGCTTGCATGACTATACTCCATCTTATCATCTCCCATCCCATCCACCACACACACATAAGATATCACCCTATGAGTACTAGTAATGATACATCCACctaataatttgtaaaagggAGTTAAGTGAAAACATAAGTGCATTTATTgtcttaaaaacattaaaaatgtaCTTTCTTCATCTTGTAAGTAGGATGATGCTGTAACAAGATTTAGAATTATTCTTATCTTACCCTGAACCCAAAGTAGCTGTTGCCCTTTCCTTGAAAAATGAGAGTGGTATCCTGCTGAGTGTTGATAATATATAGATCATAGGAAGATGCATGCTCTCTGCTATATATTTTACATGTATATTTTACTTTAGGAGTGACTtattaattgaaaagaaaaggagctcTTTTAAAAGGAATTATTTTCTATTCTGTTGTTACAAGTGTTCCAAAATCATAGATTCATTTAATCCTTTAAACATACTGCATACCTGTttctgattttgtttatttatttgctcCTATCCCCAGGTTCTTGGATTTGGTGAGTACATTGAAGAAGTTTATGCAGCATATGAACAACACAAAATGGAGACCATGGtaattattaatatcaattcCCATCTGCATGTTGAGTACTTGAGCGATACACTACAACTTAGCATATTCACTTTCTTGAGTCCTTGTCCAACACCTTAATTTCTGCATGGGTGGACactggaaaataaaaaatgtaaatcgGAGTGCTCCGTGTCATATATGATCGATGTCTATCTTTCCTTCTCAAACAATCTTAGTGGAAGCTAAACTTGTTTTTTCCAACTGGGGTCAGATGAAAGAGGGACTGTCTTAAGCGAGAACTTGCTGGCCTCGTTGATGGTTCTTCTCTCTAGAAGTCCCCCCAACTTTTCATAGCTCCATCTAATGTATTCCGCTGGTAGAGAAATATGTGGAAATGGTATGTTGGAAAATATGCCGGAAACATTTTAACAGACTGGTAGTCTGAATTGTCTGACTTACCTTCTCTTCCCACCTGGTGTTTTCAGAACATGTTGAGAGCATGATGGTCTGTGCTATGGTTGGctgttgaaataaaaaattatcttaatgaACTTCAGCAGGTTTTGTTGTCCTTGTATTTGTATTGGAAGCCTGGTGAGCCTGTATTGTTGATCAGTTAACATGGAAAGTGAGTTTTGGACAAGTTGATTGCTGTTGTATACGAATTAAGCTGTTTTCTGATCAGTTAATGTGGAAAGTGAATTTTGAACAAAGttaattgttattaaatatgattttaactgtttttgttattgttttttatgtCTTCCAGCAGGACTCTTTAAAGGGTGGTAAATGGAGCAATGGAGCTGAGATGACCGAGGAAGAAGCATTAGCAGAGCAGCAAAGGATGTTTGCAGAGGCACGTGCTAGGATGAACGGTGGAGGCATTACTTCCAAGCAGCCAGATACTGACCAAAGTTTAGATAGCTGACTTTAGGATCTTTATGGAAGCATAGGCAAGCACCTTGATT
This genomic stretch from Vigna radiata var. radiata cultivar VC1973A chromosome 7, Vradiata_ver6, whole genome shotgun sequence harbors:
- the LOC106768953 gene encoding protein Dr1 homolog isoform X2, with protein sequence MEPMDIIGKSKEDASLPKVFSTMTKIIKEMLPPDVRVARDAQDLLIECCVEFINLISSESNEVCNREEKRTIAPEHVLKALQVLGFGEYIEEVYAAYEQHKMETMDSLKGGKWSNGAEMTEEEALAEQQRMFAEARARMNGGGITSKQPDTDQSLDS
- the LOC106768953 gene encoding protein Dr1 homolog isoform X4; this encodes MEPMDIIGKSKEDASLPKATMTKIIKEMLPPDVRVARDAQDLLIECCVEFINLISSESNEVCNREEKRTIAPEHVLKALQVLGFGEYIEEVYAAYEQHKMETMDSLKGGKWSNGAEMTEEEALAEQQRMFAEARARMNGGGITSKQPDTDQSLDS
- the LOC106768953 gene encoding protein Dr1 homolog isoform X1, which encodes MEPMDIIGKSKEDASLPKVFSTMTKIIKEMLPPDVRVARDAQDLLIECCVEFINLISSESNEVCNREEKRTIAPEHVLKALQVLGFGEYIEEVYAAYEQHKMETMQDSLKGGKWSNGAEMTEEEALAEQQRMFAEARARMNGGGITSKQPDTDQSLDS
- the LOC106768953 gene encoding protein Dr1 homolog isoform X3, translating into MEPMDIIGKSKEDASLPKATMTKIIKEMLPPDVRVARDAQDLLIECCVEFINLISSESNEVCNREEKRTIAPEHVLKALQVLGFGEYIEEVYAAYEQHKMETMQDSLKGGKWSNGAEMTEEEALAEQQRMFAEARARMNGGGITSKQPDTDQSLDS
- the LOC106768953 gene encoding protein Dr1 homolog isoform X5; its protein translation is MTKIIKEMLPPDVRVARDAQDLLIECCVEFINLISSESNEVCNREEKRTIAPEHVLKALQVLGFGEYIEEVYAAYEQHKMETMQDSLKGGKWSNGAEMTEEEALAEQQRMFAEARARMNGGGITSKQPDTDQSLDS